One segment of Anastrepha obliqua isolate idAnaObli1 chromosome 3, idAnaObli1_1.0, whole genome shotgun sequence DNA contains the following:
- the LOC129242282 gene encoding protein nervous wreck isoform X4, protein MKKQQHNEVDMSKKSGNYVKFLKNLHTEQVAKLQLKNQHECDLLEDIRQFTIKRSAIEKSYSESLLKISSQYLNKKIPNIPDIKMEGMEERWNMWSVWRTVLEENEKLARARLAAIEVFQQQIADEAKVLRDYKLAISKRSLAQIVNVQKELHLSVSDVDKTKKQYFDEEHCAHDVRDKARDIEEKLKKKKGSFFQSITSLQKNSARVTSRKELLEEKSTGARNDYILSLAAANAHQNRYFTVDLQTTMTTMENYVFERVAEYLTLMGRTELLTCSATQNSFGKIRDQAQQLTREYNLQCCYLFYPVLKQHIQYDFEACDNDPVRKITIEHESASETLTKEAKNLAGRVVKENLAIREAAKKLAICVSLRDSGQRSDPNDPNGPDLDTKIEEFRDLIRRSETEKAKAEACLQCLREGGINVDEWVQEAEIMGVQELVRSASSISMRTDASGQGENPSSDSFYDSDKDDATGAQVGAAAKSKVEKELSRDKTFSDSEEEVEERVPEPIAAAPVMASSTGWDDPTEVNWGGEGEEKDESIIPEPKEAIFKCTALYSYTAQNPDELTIVENEQLEVIGEGDGDGWLRARNYRGEEGYVPHNYLDIEQDTALNDQTVDSMQSPDQVSVIMAPQKKKPDVLYCIALYDYDATAEDELTFEEGQIIKIITKTAHGVDDGWWEGELDGKFGNFPSLVVEECDENGEALSEGGDESPPPTAPPSFALPPAPALPPEYAHELTEDMFESQETADDDSGYIPNGGAPSMPPPVLIQEPGMEDDISDDGNSPPSLPPPALNIGSSKEGNSLNLGMAQIIVTAATPMVEDGTDKSFPPVGESDGGSVDAATAKTASSDDGKPVKQKKVEPKQLAQTAADENENHEDDTHSSDQDPDSEVKTLQEADDPFNEKGSVDAGNGFEANFEANFDANFDDAFAGGAQSANLNAEPSVDDVQAPKQVVGGRASIPEELDSNQLARLQNLKESNA, encoded by the exons GGAAATTATGTGAAATTCTTGAAGAATTTACACACAGAGCAAGTGGCCAAGTTGCAATTAAAAAACCAACATGAATGCGATCTGCTCGAGGACATTCGACAATTCACCATCAAACGGTCTGCCATCGAAAAATCCTATAGTGAGTCGCTGCTGAAAATTTCTTCGCAGTATTTGAATAAGAAAATACCGAATATACCGGACATAAAAATGGAGGGCATGGAGGAGCGGTG GAACATGTGGAGCGTTTGGCGTACGGTACTCGAAGAGAACGAAAAGCTCGCACGCGCTCGCCTCGCTGCCATCGAAGTATTCCAACAGCAAATAGCCGATGAAGCTAAGGTGTTGCGTGATTACAAATTGGCAATTTCAAAAAGATCACTCGCACAAATAGTCAACGTACAAAAGGAACTGCATCTCAGTGTTTCCGATGTGGATAAGACAAAGAAACAGTATTTCGACGAGGAGCATTGTGCCCATGATGTACGCGATAAGGCACGCGACATTGAAGAGAAACTGAAGAAGAAAAAGGGTTCATTCTTCCAATCGATAACATCGCTGCAAAAGAATAGCGCACGCGTCACGTCACGCAAAGAATTGTTGGAAGAGAAGTCGACTGGCGCACGCAATGACTACATTCTAAGTTTGGCCGCAGCGAATGCTCACCAGAATCGTTACTTTACAGTTGATCTGCAGACAACGATGACTACTATGGAGAATTATGTGTTTGAACGTGTAGCCGAGTACCTGACATTGATGGGACGAACTGAATTGCTCACCTGTTCTGCCACACAGAACTCGTTCGGCAAGATTCGTGACCAGGCACAACAATTGACGCGCGAATATAATTTGCAGTGCTGCTACCTATTCTATCCGGTACTAAAGCAACATATTCAATATGATTTCGAGGCGTGTGATAATGATCCAGTACGAAAGATCACCATCGAACACGAATCGGCATCAGAAACGCTCACGAAAGAGGCTAAAAATTTGGCAGGTCGTGTGGTGAAAGAGAACTTGGCTATACGTGAGGCAGCTAAGAAATTGGCCATTTGTGTTTCCCTACGTGATTCGGGACAACGCAGTGATCCAAACGACCCGAATGGCCCAGATTTGGATACAAAGATTGAGGAGTTTAGGGACTTGATAAGGCGCTCTGAAACGGAAAAGGCTAAGGCGGAGGCATGCCTGCAGTGTTTGCGTGAAGGTGGTATTAATGTTGACGAATGGGTACAAGAGGCCGAGATAATGGGCGTACAGGAATTGGTACGATCCGCAAGCTCTATCTCTATGCGCACAGATGCTTCGGGTCAAGGG GAAAATCCAAGTTCAGACTCATTCTATGACAGTGACAAGGATGACGCGACTGGCGCACAGGTGGGAGCTGCCGCCAAATCAAAGGTGGAGAAAGAGTTATCCCGCGACAAGACGTTTAGTGATAGCGAAGAGG AGGTTGAGGAACGTGTACCCGAACCAATTGCTGCAGCTCCAGTGATGGCTAGTTCTACTGGCTGGGATGATCCAACAGAAGTCAACTGGGGCGGCGAAGGGGAAGAAAAGGATGAATCTATTATTCCGGAGCCAAAGGAGGCTATCTTTAAATGCACAGCACTGTATAGCTACACG GCTCAAAATCCAGACGAACTAACTATTGTCGAGAACGAACAACTGGAGGTGATTGGAGAAGGTGACGGTGATGGTTGGCTGCGCGCTCGGAACTATCGCGGCGAGGAAGGCTATGTGCCGCACAATTATCTGGACATCGAACAGGATACTGCCCTTAACG ATCAAACAGTGGACTCGATGCAATCACCCGACCAGGTCTCCGTCATTATGGCGCCGCAGAAGAAGAAGCCTGACGTACTCTATTGCATAGCACTGTACGATTACGATGCCACCGCCGAAGATGAGCTTACCTTTGAGGAGGGTCAAATTATTAAGATCATCACAAAGACGGCACATGGGGTAGACGATGGCTGGTGGGAGGGCGAATTAGATGGTAAATTTGGTAACTTCCCATCTTTGGTGGTTGAAGAATGCGACGAGAATGGCGAGGCGTTATCGGAAGGTGGCGATGAGTCACCACCACCGACCGCGCCACCCAGTTTTGCGCTTCCACCCGCACCAGCACTACCGCCCGAATATGCACACGAATTGACTGAGGACATGTTTGAATCGCAGGAGACAGCAG aCGATGACAGCGGCTACATACCGAACGGTGGTGCACCTAGCATGCCTCCACCAG TACTCATACAAGAGCCTGGAATGGAG gACGATATAAGCGACGATGGTAATTCGCCACCATCGCTGCCGCCACCGGCTTTAAATATCGGCTCCAGCAAGGAAGGTAATTCACTAAATTTAGGTATGgcacaaataattgttactgCCGCAACCCCAATGGTTGAAGATGGCACAGATAAATCTTTCCCTCCGGTAGGAGAAAGTGATGGAGGCAGCGTAGACGCAGCAACTGCGAAAACTGCCAGCAGCGACGACGGCAAGCCAGTTAAGCAGAAAAAGGTGGAACCGAAGCAATTGGCACAAACAGCGgccgatgaaaatgaaaatcacGAAG ACGATACACATTCATCCGATCAGGATCCCGACTCCGAAGTGAAGACTTTGCAAGAGGCTGACGATCCATTCAATGAAAAGGGGAGCGTTGATGCTGGCAATGGATTTGAGGCGAATTTCGAGGCAAATTTCGACGCAAACTTTGATGATGCTTTCGCCGGTGGTGCACAGTCTGCCAATTTGAATGCCGAACCGAGCGTTGATGATGTGCAAGCACCCAAGCAGGTGGTGGGCGGACGCGCAAGCATACCCGAAGAATTGGACTCAAATCAATTGGCACGATTGCAGAATCTAAAAGAATCAAATGCTTAA
- the LOC129242282 gene encoding protein nervous wreck isoform X7, translating to MKKQQHNEVDMSKKSGNYVKFLKNLHTEQVAKLQLKNQHECDLLEDIRQFTIKRSAIEKSYSESLLKISSQYLNKKIPNIPDIKMEGMEERWNMWSVWRTVLEENEKLARARLAAIEVFQQQIADEAKVLRDYKLAISKRSLAQIVNVQKELHLSVSDVDKTKKQYFDEEHCAHDVRDKARDIEEKLKKKKGSFFQSITSLQKNSARVTSRKELLEEKSTGARNDYILSLAAANAHQNRYFTVDLQTTMTTMENYVFERVAEYLTLMGRTELLTCSATQNSFGKIRDQAQQLTREYNLQCCYLFYPVLKQHIQYDFEACDNDPVRKITIEHESASETLTKEAKNLAGRVVKENLAIREAAKKLAICVSLRDSGQRSDPNDPNGPDLDTKIEEFRDLIRRSETEKAKAEACLQCLREGGINVDEWVQEAEIMGVQELVRSASSISMRTDASGQGENPSSDSFYDSDKDDATGAQVGAAAKSKVEKELSRDKTFSDSEEEVEERVPEPIAAAPVMASSTGWDDPTEVNWGGEGEEKDESIIPEPKEAIFKCTALYSYTAQNPDELTIVENEQLEVIGEGDGDGWLRARNYRGEEGYVPHNYLDIEQDTALNGSSGNQLRSQISFSSVDYTVDNEDQTVDSMQSPDQVSVIMAPQKKKPDVLYCIALYDYDATAEDELTFEEGQIIKIITKTAHGVDDGWWEGELDGKFGNFPSLVVEECDENGEALSEGGDESPPPTAPPSFALPPAPALPPEYAHELTEDMFESQETADDDSGYIPNGGAPSMPPPVLIQEPGMEDDISDDGNSPPSLPPPALNIGSSKEGESDGGSVDAATAKTASSDDGKPVKQKKVEPKQLAQTAADENENHEDDTHSSDQDPDSEVKTLQEADDPFNEKGSVDAGNGFEANFEANFDANFDDAFAGGAQSANLNAEPSVDDVQAPKQVVGGRASIPEELDSNQLARLQNLKESNA from the exons GGAAATTATGTGAAATTCTTGAAGAATTTACACACAGAGCAAGTGGCCAAGTTGCAATTAAAAAACCAACATGAATGCGATCTGCTCGAGGACATTCGACAATTCACCATCAAACGGTCTGCCATCGAAAAATCCTATAGTGAGTCGCTGCTGAAAATTTCTTCGCAGTATTTGAATAAGAAAATACCGAATATACCGGACATAAAAATGGAGGGCATGGAGGAGCGGTG GAACATGTGGAGCGTTTGGCGTACGGTACTCGAAGAGAACGAAAAGCTCGCACGCGCTCGCCTCGCTGCCATCGAAGTATTCCAACAGCAAATAGCCGATGAAGCTAAGGTGTTGCGTGATTACAAATTGGCAATTTCAAAAAGATCACTCGCACAAATAGTCAACGTACAAAAGGAACTGCATCTCAGTGTTTCCGATGTGGATAAGACAAAGAAACAGTATTTCGACGAGGAGCATTGTGCCCATGATGTACGCGATAAGGCACGCGACATTGAAGAGAAACTGAAGAAGAAAAAGGGTTCATTCTTCCAATCGATAACATCGCTGCAAAAGAATAGCGCACGCGTCACGTCACGCAAAGAATTGTTGGAAGAGAAGTCGACTGGCGCACGCAATGACTACATTCTAAGTTTGGCCGCAGCGAATGCTCACCAGAATCGTTACTTTACAGTTGATCTGCAGACAACGATGACTACTATGGAGAATTATGTGTTTGAACGTGTAGCCGAGTACCTGACATTGATGGGACGAACTGAATTGCTCACCTGTTCTGCCACACAGAACTCGTTCGGCAAGATTCGTGACCAGGCACAACAATTGACGCGCGAATATAATTTGCAGTGCTGCTACCTATTCTATCCGGTACTAAAGCAACATATTCAATATGATTTCGAGGCGTGTGATAATGATCCAGTACGAAAGATCACCATCGAACACGAATCGGCATCAGAAACGCTCACGAAAGAGGCTAAAAATTTGGCAGGTCGTGTGGTGAAAGAGAACTTGGCTATACGTGAGGCAGCTAAGAAATTGGCCATTTGTGTTTCCCTACGTGATTCGGGACAACGCAGTGATCCAAACGACCCGAATGGCCCAGATTTGGATACAAAGATTGAGGAGTTTAGGGACTTGATAAGGCGCTCTGAAACGGAAAAGGCTAAGGCGGAGGCATGCCTGCAGTGTTTGCGTGAAGGTGGTATTAATGTTGACGAATGGGTACAAGAGGCCGAGATAATGGGCGTACAGGAATTGGTACGATCCGCAAGCTCTATCTCTATGCGCACAGATGCTTCGGGTCAAGGG GAAAATCCAAGTTCAGACTCATTCTATGACAGTGACAAGGATGACGCGACTGGCGCACAGGTGGGAGCTGCCGCCAAATCAAAGGTGGAGAAAGAGTTATCCCGCGACAAGACGTTTAGTGATAGCGAAGAGG AGGTTGAGGAACGTGTACCCGAACCAATTGCTGCAGCTCCAGTGATGGCTAGTTCTACTGGCTGGGATGATCCAACAGAAGTCAACTGGGGCGGCGAAGGGGAAGAAAAGGATGAATCTATTATTCCGGAGCCAAAGGAGGCTATCTTTAAATGCACAGCACTGTATAGCTACACG GCTCAAAATCCAGACGAACTAACTATTGTCGAGAACGAACAACTGGAGGTGATTGGAGAAGGTGACGGTGATGGTTGGCTGCGCGCTCGGAACTATCGCGGCGAGGAAGGCTATGTGCCGCACAATTATCTGGACATCGAACAGGATACTGCCCTTAACGGTAGCTCTGGCAATCAATTGCGTTCACAAATCTCATTCTCTTCTGTCGATTACACTGTTGACAATGAAGATCAAACAGTGGACTCGATGCAATCACCCGACCAGGTCTCCGTCATTATGGCGCCGCAGAAGAAGAAGCCTGACGTACTCTATTGCATAGCACTGTACGATTACGATGCCACCGCCGAAGATGAGCTTACCTTTGAGGAGGGTCAAATTATTAAGATCATCACAAAGACGGCACATGGGGTAGACGATGGCTGGTGGGAGGGCGAATTAGATGGTAAATTTGGTAACTTCCCATCTTTGGTGGTTGAAGAATGCGACGAGAATGGCGAGGCGTTATCGGAAGGTGGCGATGAGTCACCACCACCGACCGCGCCACCCAGTTTTGCGCTTCCACCCGCACCAGCACTACCGCCCGAATATGCACACGAATTGACTGAGGACATGTTTGAATCGCAGGAGACAGCAG aCGATGACAGCGGCTACATACCGAACGGTGGTGCACCTAGCATGCCTCCACCAG TACTCATACAAGAGCCTGGAATGGAG gACGATATAAGCGACGATGGTAATTCGCCACCATCGCTGCCGCCACCGGCTTTAAATATCGGCTCCAGCAAGGAAG GAGAAAGTGATGGAGGCAGCGTAGACGCAGCAACTGCGAAAACTGCCAGCAGCGACGACGGCAAGCCAGTTAAGCAGAAAAAGGTGGAACCGAAGCAATTGGCACAAACAGCGgccgatgaaaatgaaaatcacGAAG ACGATACACATTCATCCGATCAGGATCCCGACTCCGAAGTGAAGACTTTGCAAGAGGCTGACGATCCATTCAATGAAAAGGGGAGCGTTGATGCTGGCAATGGATTTGAGGCGAATTTCGAGGCAAATTTCGACGCAAACTTTGATGATGCTTTCGCCGGTGGTGCACAGTCTGCCAATTTGAATGCCGAACCGAGCGTTGATGATGTGCAAGCACCCAAGCAGGTGGTGGGCGGACGCGCAAGCATACCCGAAGAATTGGACTCAAATCAATTGGCACGATTGCAGAATCTAAAAGAATCAAATGCTTAA
- the LOC129242282 gene encoding protein nervous wreck isoform X3 — MKKQQHNEVDMSKKSGNYVKFLKNLHTEQVAKLQLKNQHECDLLEDIRQFTIKRSAIEKSYSESLLKISSQYLNKKIPNIPDIKMEGMEERWNMWSVWRTVLEENEKLARARLAAIEVFQQQIADEAKVLRDYKLAISKRSLAQIVNVQKELHLSVSDVDKTKKQYFDEEHCAHDVRDKARDIEEKLKKKKGSFFQSITSLQKNSARVTSRKELLEEKSTGARNDYILSLAAANAHQNRYFTVDLQTTMTTMENYVFERVAEYLTLMGRTELLTCSATQNSFGKIRDQAQQLTREYNLQCCYLFYPVLKQHIQYDFEACDNDPVRKITIEHESASETLTKEAKNLAGRVVKENLAIREAAKKLAICVSLRDSGQRSDPNDPNGPDLDTKIEEFRDLIRRSETEKAKAEACLQCLREGGINVDEWVQEAEIMGVQELVRSASSISMRTDASGQGENPSSDSFYDSDKDDATGAQVGAAAKSKVEKELSRDKTFSDSEEEVEERVPEPIAAAPVMASSTGWDDPTEVNWGGEGEEKDESIIPEPKEAIFKCTALYSYTAQNPDELTIVENEQLEVIGEGDGDGWLRARNYRGEEGYVPHNYLDIEQDTALNGSSGNQLRSQISFSSVDYTVDNEDQTVDSMQSPDQVSVIMAPQKKKPDVLYCIALYDYDATAEDELTFEEGQIIKIITKTAHGVDDGWWEGELDGKFGNFPSLVVEECDENGEALSEGGDESPPPTAPPSFALPPAPALPPEYAHELTEDMFESQETADDDSGYIPNGGAPSMPPPVLIQEPGMEDDISDDGNSPPSLPPPALNIGSSKEDGTDKSFPPVGESDGGSVDAATAKTASSDDGKPVKQKKVEPKQLAQTAADENENHEDDTHSSDQDPDSEVKTLQEADDPFNEKGSVDAGNGFEANFEANFDANFDDAFAGGAQSANLNAEPSVDDVQAPKQVVGGRASIPEELDSNQLARLQNLKESNA; from the exons GGAAATTATGTGAAATTCTTGAAGAATTTACACACAGAGCAAGTGGCCAAGTTGCAATTAAAAAACCAACATGAATGCGATCTGCTCGAGGACATTCGACAATTCACCATCAAACGGTCTGCCATCGAAAAATCCTATAGTGAGTCGCTGCTGAAAATTTCTTCGCAGTATTTGAATAAGAAAATACCGAATATACCGGACATAAAAATGGAGGGCATGGAGGAGCGGTG GAACATGTGGAGCGTTTGGCGTACGGTACTCGAAGAGAACGAAAAGCTCGCACGCGCTCGCCTCGCTGCCATCGAAGTATTCCAACAGCAAATAGCCGATGAAGCTAAGGTGTTGCGTGATTACAAATTGGCAATTTCAAAAAGATCACTCGCACAAATAGTCAACGTACAAAAGGAACTGCATCTCAGTGTTTCCGATGTGGATAAGACAAAGAAACAGTATTTCGACGAGGAGCATTGTGCCCATGATGTACGCGATAAGGCACGCGACATTGAAGAGAAACTGAAGAAGAAAAAGGGTTCATTCTTCCAATCGATAACATCGCTGCAAAAGAATAGCGCACGCGTCACGTCACGCAAAGAATTGTTGGAAGAGAAGTCGACTGGCGCACGCAATGACTACATTCTAAGTTTGGCCGCAGCGAATGCTCACCAGAATCGTTACTTTACAGTTGATCTGCAGACAACGATGACTACTATGGAGAATTATGTGTTTGAACGTGTAGCCGAGTACCTGACATTGATGGGACGAACTGAATTGCTCACCTGTTCTGCCACACAGAACTCGTTCGGCAAGATTCGTGACCAGGCACAACAATTGACGCGCGAATATAATTTGCAGTGCTGCTACCTATTCTATCCGGTACTAAAGCAACATATTCAATATGATTTCGAGGCGTGTGATAATGATCCAGTACGAAAGATCACCATCGAACACGAATCGGCATCAGAAACGCTCACGAAAGAGGCTAAAAATTTGGCAGGTCGTGTGGTGAAAGAGAACTTGGCTATACGTGAGGCAGCTAAGAAATTGGCCATTTGTGTTTCCCTACGTGATTCGGGACAACGCAGTGATCCAAACGACCCGAATGGCCCAGATTTGGATACAAAGATTGAGGAGTTTAGGGACTTGATAAGGCGCTCTGAAACGGAAAAGGCTAAGGCGGAGGCATGCCTGCAGTGTTTGCGTGAAGGTGGTATTAATGTTGACGAATGGGTACAAGAGGCCGAGATAATGGGCGTACAGGAATTGGTACGATCCGCAAGCTCTATCTCTATGCGCACAGATGCTTCGGGTCAAGGG GAAAATCCAAGTTCAGACTCATTCTATGACAGTGACAAGGATGACGCGACTGGCGCACAGGTGGGAGCTGCCGCCAAATCAAAGGTGGAGAAAGAGTTATCCCGCGACAAGACGTTTAGTGATAGCGAAGAGG AGGTTGAGGAACGTGTACCCGAACCAATTGCTGCAGCTCCAGTGATGGCTAGTTCTACTGGCTGGGATGATCCAACAGAAGTCAACTGGGGCGGCGAAGGGGAAGAAAAGGATGAATCTATTATTCCGGAGCCAAAGGAGGCTATCTTTAAATGCACAGCACTGTATAGCTACACG GCTCAAAATCCAGACGAACTAACTATTGTCGAGAACGAACAACTGGAGGTGATTGGAGAAGGTGACGGTGATGGTTGGCTGCGCGCTCGGAACTATCGCGGCGAGGAAGGCTATGTGCCGCACAATTATCTGGACATCGAACAGGATACTGCCCTTAACGGTAGCTCTGGCAATCAATTGCGTTCACAAATCTCATTCTCTTCTGTCGATTACACTGTTGACAATGAAGATCAAACAGTGGACTCGATGCAATCACCCGACCAGGTCTCCGTCATTATGGCGCCGCAGAAGAAGAAGCCTGACGTACTCTATTGCATAGCACTGTACGATTACGATGCCACCGCCGAAGATGAGCTTACCTTTGAGGAGGGTCAAATTATTAAGATCATCACAAAGACGGCACATGGGGTAGACGATGGCTGGTGGGAGGGCGAATTAGATGGTAAATTTGGTAACTTCCCATCTTTGGTGGTTGAAGAATGCGACGAGAATGGCGAGGCGTTATCGGAAGGTGGCGATGAGTCACCACCACCGACCGCGCCACCCAGTTTTGCGCTTCCACCCGCACCAGCACTACCGCCCGAATATGCACACGAATTGACTGAGGACATGTTTGAATCGCAGGAGACAGCAG aCGATGACAGCGGCTACATACCGAACGGTGGTGCACCTAGCATGCCTCCACCAG TACTCATACAAGAGCCTGGAATGGAG gACGATATAAGCGACGATGGTAATTCGCCACCATCGCTGCCGCCACCGGCTTTAAATATCGGCTCCAGCAAGGAAG ATGGCACAGATAAATCTTTCCCTCCGGTAGGAGAAAGTGATGGAGGCAGCGTAGACGCAGCAACTGCGAAAACTGCCAGCAGCGACGACGGCAAGCCAGTTAAGCAGAAAAAGGTGGAACCGAAGCAATTGGCACAAACAGCGgccgatgaaaatgaaaatcacGAAG ACGATACACATTCATCCGATCAGGATCCCGACTCCGAAGTGAAGACTTTGCAAGAGGCTGACGATCCATTCAATGAAAAGGGGAGCGTTGATGCTGGCAATGGATTTGAGGCGAATTTCGAGGCAAATTTCGACGCAAACTTTGATGATGCTTTCGCCGGTGGTGCACAGTCTGCCAATTTGAATGCCGAACCGAGCGTTGATGATGTGCAAGCACCCAAGCAGGTGGTGGGCGGACGCGCAAGCATACCCGAAGAATTGGACTCAAATCAATTGGCACGATTGCAGAATCTAAAAGAATCAAATGCTTAA